Proteins encoded together in one Bactrocera neohumeralis isolate Rockhampton chromosome 4, APGP_CSIRO_Bneo_wtdbg2-racon-allhic-juicebox.fasta_v2, whole genome shotgun sequence window:
- the LOC126755062 gene encoding vacuolar protein-sorting-associated protein 25, whose product MMTEFEWPWEYTFPPFFTLQPHEETRNQQIKVWSDLFLRYLKYLNKFQVNINENTFPLFNNDVIKRRLSPETITVILEQLQRTGHAAPLDKRRIEWQVYSYTLEEYANMVYDWIQQTGQLNTICTLYEIASGENSEGTEFHGVDEAVLLNAFRTLENKGKCEVVQLDDSFGIKFF is encoded by the exons ATGATGACGGAATTTGAATGGCCATGGGAATATACATTTCCACCATTTTTCAC CTTACAACCACATGAAGAAACACGTAATCAGCAAATTAAAGTGTGGTCCGATCTTTTCTTGCGCTACctcaaatatttaaacaaatttcaagtgaacattaatgaaaatacaTTCCCACTTTTTAACAATGACGTCATTAAACGACGTTTATCGCCTGAAACAATAACAGTGATATTGGAGCAACTGCAACGTACTGGGCATGCAGCGCCATTGGACAAACGACGTATAGAGTGGCAAGTATATAGCTATACACTGGAAGAGTATGCGAATATGGTTTACGATTGGATACAACAGACAGGACAATTGAATACGATTTGTACATTGTATGAGATTGCGTCAGGTGAGAACTCAGAGGGAACAGAATTTCATGGTGTAGATGAGGCTGTGCTACTAAATGCGTTTCGTACATTGGAAAATAAAGGCAAGTGTGAAGTGGTGCAGTTGGACGATAGTTTCGGCatcaaattcttttaa
- the LOC126757210 gene encoding latrophilin Cirl, which produces MFPKSLTVLNSKCAHKQSCSVLATTSMFGDPCPGTHKYLEAHYQCISAAQTSTTTNRPSPPWVLANNPPLLANGSTLINPSVPLQPQGPGRLPLPANGGIPSAGGLWHTLPPTPGPPQPTLPGGRLKGNYNTTVIKNSNRHDGLPPPPPLHHHHHTGHHAATPVEGVNAADSTASNTRPTAKNDLSTRTPGTNQTKSHVGPSNTTTTPNTRILSGVGGSGTDDGTILTAKTAQNRGNQQQSTATQQHAAGNNNNNVMGAEGSGGSNGIRTINNINNLNMGLGAVAEDESNMFCGPTNARNLFWNITRVGDVNVQPCPGGATGIAKWRCVLMKRVNYKDEDGGIAETTTLRAIPRTNCSSSNGNSSCENAADRLSQRIGNFEPTWHPMTPDLTQCRSLWLNSLEVRVNQRESSVISIANDLSEVTSSKTLYGGDMLVTTKIIQTMSEKMFHDKETLPDQRQREAIILELLHGVVKTGSNLLDESQLSSWMDLNQEDQMRVATSLLTGLEYNAFLLADTIIRERNIVQKVKNILLSVRVLETKNIQGNEVFPDLEQWQISDDRIELPRTALVENSEGGLVRIVFAAFDRLESILKPSYDHFDTKSSRSYVRNTALLASERNDSGASADLQQQRIRILNSKVISASLGKGRHIQLSQPIKLVLRHIKTENVTNPTCVFWNYIDHAWSANGCTLESTNRTHSICMCNHLTNFAILMDVMDEHNHSLFGVFDGNMRILIYISVAICLVFVVIALLTLKIFNGVFIKSARTSIYRSIYICLLFIEILFLIGIEQNETSILCGFTTVFLHCSILSAIAWFCFEAFQSYSTLTTDDMLLEVDQTSKVNCYYLLSYGLSLTIVAISLVINPNTYTQNDFCVLMEANTLFYSSFVAPVLLFLLSALGYTFLSWVIMCRKSHTTLKNKEHTRLANVRFDMRCSFIFLLLLSAVWISAYYYLRLAKAEDDLAVVCGYLFISFNTLMGLYIFVFHCIQNEKIRREYRKYVRQNSWLPKCLRCSKTSISSGIVGNNGIGSGSGSGGGIGPGNGSGGGTLSGTHRGNSNTVQLKKSKLPIGGEGLVSDDTGGIISAAEDAIIASSDCELNDARNLSLTSDADMDTVKGAGGNMTLQHGKGGHSIIDAMQGHIVLERGGANAVHSVGGSGGLRTPSAGHTSPTSSAGSTHLIFGGQKQQMIGAAGGPQEAYYHQPDYYGWKQQMGNPVGGNNNALSLAHPRDYVGNAVAPQQAHEFFYWTQKHQPHGKKKRGSGIGGESPSGSLHSRTTAASQQILFYPSYKKTTLKQQQQQQQQQYPHYDEAVGAAAYYQQQQHQQQQQQHRRHASAAMMLAAHHQQQQQQQQQLSSDEEQLEPAAAAHAHLLHLGRRASSQLPPPPAPASHAYHYPHHHSPEFIGVAHTPTQRYYRNKHSNCDLSHEEYDPSGRAGSEQYYNQNSMGGDGPVYEEILSNRNSDVQHYEMDLNMYGRDNDDVDDDDDDDDDDVNDCDNDVVVNNGRGGVSSSAMRRQQLRQRHHYEAARNGVVGAGVGNSGSRYGHAESGASSEEDDDDGENAQRRGLPQGDERMRRLIALQDEEFQRRFQRQRKKAEASLNDKTAAAAAYFDHHNAAASSGATVFGISGGGSGGASSIRAIKKISPNNRIGVHELFTTTHNSSGAAGGGGSGLGPPLPPANQQPAQQYPLSKRQQVSPTTLTATTPSSSHTQPIGRNISAMLDENNTVRCYLEPLPK; this is translated from the exons ATGTTCCCAAAGAGTTTGACCGTTTTGAATTCAAA ATGCGCACACAAACAAAGTTGCAGTGTGCTTGCAACGACGAGTATGTTTGGCGATCCCTGTCCTGGTACACACAAGTATCTCGAGGCGCATTACCAATGCATATCGGCGGCACAAACATCAACCACCACCAATCGACCCAGTCCGCCATGGGTGTTAGCGAATAATCCACCATTGCTTGCGAATGGCAGCACACTAATTAATCCAAGTGTGCCGTTGCAACCGCAAGGACCAGGGCGCCTACCACTACCTGCCAATGGTGGCATTCCATCGGCAGGTGGCCTATGGCATACACTGCCGCCAACGCCAGGTCCACCGCAACCCACATTACCAGGCGGCCGTCTGAAAGGTAACTATAATACAACGGTGATAAAGAATTCCAACAGACATGATGGTttaccaccaccaccgccgttgcatcatcatcatcatacgGGACATCATGCAGCAACGCCTGTGGAAGGCGTCAATGCGGCTGATAGTACTGCCAGCAATACGCGACCAACGGCGAAAAATGATTTATCAACGCGTACGCCGGGCACAAATCAAA CCAAATCACATGTGGGTCCGTCCAACACAACCACCACACCCAATACGCGCATACTGAGTGGTGTTGGTGGCAGCGGCACAGATGACGGCACCATACTCACCGCTAAAACCGCACAAAATCGTGGCAATCAACAGCAGAGTACCGCCACACAACAACATGCTgctggcaacaacaataacaatgtaaTGGGCGCTGAAGGTAGCGGTGGCAGTAATGGTATACGCACcataaacaatataaataaccTCAATATGGGTTTGGGTGCGGTGGCCGAGGATGAATCGAATATGTTCTGCGGGCCAACAAATGCGCGTAATCTCTTCTGGAATATAACACGCGTGGGCGATGTAAATGTGCAGCCCTGTCCAG gTGGCGCAACTGGCATTGCCAAATGGCGTTGTGTACTTATGAAGCGCGTCAACTACAAAGATGAGGATGGTGGCATAGCGGAAACCACCACATTGCGTGCAATACCACGTACTAATTGCAGCAGCAGTAATGGCAACAGTAGCTGTGAAAATGCCGCTGATAGATTAAGTCAACGCATCGGCAATTTCGAGCCCACTTGGCATCCCATGACGCCAGATCTTACGCAATGCCGCAGTCTGTGGCTAAATAGCTTGGAGGTGCGCGTAAATCAACGCGAATCATCTGTTATATCGATAGCAAACGATCTATCGGAG GTGACTAGTAGCAAAACCTTATATGGTGGTGACATGCTTGTAACTACGAAAATCATACAAACCATGTCGGAGAAAATGTTCCACGACAAAGAGACCTTACCAGATCAGCGCCAGCGTGAGGCTATTATATTAGAATTGCTACATGGTGTGGTAAAGACTGGTTCAAATTTGCTCGATGAATCACAATTGTCCTCATGGATGGATCTGAATCAGGAAGATCAAATGCGTGTTGCCACATCATTGCTGACTGGACTGGAGTataatgcatttcttttagccGACACCATCATACGTGAACGCAATATTGTGCAGAAGGTCAAGAATATAC TGTTGTCTGTGCGTGTTTTGGAGACTAAGAACATTCAGGGCAATGAAGTGTTCCCCGACCTCGAGCAATGGCAAATCAGTGACGACCGCATAGAGTTGCCGCGCACCGCGCTCGTGGAAAACAGCGAAGGCGGCCTTGTGCGCATAGTATTCGCCGCCTTCGATCGTTTGGAGTCGATCTTGAAACCGTCTTACGACCACTTTGACACAAAAAGTTCGCGCAGTTATG TACGCAACACAGCGTTGCTGGCCAGCGAGCGCAACGATTCGGGCGCAAGCGCtgatttacaacaacaacgcatacGCATACTCAATAGTAAGGTGATATCAGCGAGTTTGGGTAAAGGACGACACATACAGCTCTCACAACCGATCAAATTAGTCTTGCGACACATCAAAACCGAAAATGTAACCAATCCGACTTGCGTCTTTTGGAACTATATTGATCA CGCATGGTCAGCGAATGGCTGCACTTTGGAGTCAACAAATCGCACGCACAGCATTTGCATGTGCAATCATCTCACCAACTTTGCCATACTCATGGATGTCATGGACGAGCACAATCATTCGCTGTTCGGCGTCTTCGATGGCAATATGCGCATACTCATCTACATAAGTGTCGCCATTTGCCTGGTGTTCGTCGTCATCGCCTTGCTCACGTTGAAGATATTCAATGGCGTTTTCATAAAG tCTGCGCGCACTTCCATCTATCGCAGCATTTATATATGCCTACTTTTCATTGAAATTCTTTTCCTAATTGGCATTGAGCAGAATGAGACGAGTATCCTTTGTGGTTTCACTACTGTTTTCCTACATTGTTCGATATTATCGGCGATAGCGTGGTTCTGTTTCGAAG CATTCCAATCGTATTCCACACTAACCACCGATGACATGTTACTCGAAGTTGATCAGACTTCCAAAGTGAATTGTTACTATTTACTCTCCTACGGTTTATCCCTCACAATTGTGGCCATTTCACTGGTCATTAATCCAAATACCTACACACAAAATGACTTTTGTGTGCTGATGGAGGCGAATACGCTGTTCTATTCGAGTTTTGTGGCACCTGTGTTGCTATTTTTGCTG AGTGCTTTGGGTTACACCTTCTTGTCATGGGTCATTATGTGTCGCAAGAGTCACACAACGCTGAAAAATAAAGAGCATACGCGACTCGCCAATGTGCG tTTCGACATGCGTTGCTCCTTCATTTTCCTACTACTACTAAGCGCCGTATGGATATCCGCCTATTATTATCTACGCCTGGCCAAAGCGGAGGACGACTTGGCCGTTGTATGCGGTTATCTTTTCATTAGTTTCAACACACTAATGGGATTGTATATTTTCGTGTTTCATTGCATACAAAATGAGAAG ATTCGTCGGGAATATCGTAAATATGTGCGGCAAAATTCTTGGTTGCCAAAGTGTTTGCGCTGCTCGAAGACCTCAATTTCCTCGGGCATCGTCGGCAATAACGGTATTGGCAGTGGTAGCGGCAGTGGCGGTGGTATCGGTCCAGGCAACGGTAGCGGCGGTGGTACACTTTCCGGCACACATCGTGGCAACTCGAACACGGTGCAATTGAAAAAGTCCAAATTGCCAATCGGCGGCGAGGGTTTGGTATCAGATGACACCGGCGGTATTATATCGGCCGCTGAGGATGCCATTATTGCATCATCAGATTGTGAATTGAATGATGCGCGCAATCTGTCGTTAACTAGTGATGCCGATATGGATACGGTGAAGGGCGCCGGCGGCAATATGACGTTGCAGCACGGCAAGGGTGGCCACTCCATTATTGATGCCATGCAAGGGCATATTGTGCTGGAACGCGGTGGCGCGAATGCCGTGCACTCAGTTGGCGGCAGTGGTGGGCTGCGTACGCCCAGCGCTGGTCACACTTCACCCACCTCATCGGCTGGATCGACGCATTTGATTTTCGGTGGTCAAAAGCAGCAAATGATTGGAGCGGCCGGTGGACCACAAGAGGCGTACTACCATCAGCCGGATTACTATGGTTGGAAGCAGCAAATGGGTAATCCAGTTggcggcaacaacaatgcattgAGCCTGGCCCATCCGCGCGATTACGTCGGTAACGCGGTTGCGCCCCAGCAGGCGCATGAGTTCTTCTACTGGACGCAAAAGCATCAGCCGCATGGCAAGAAGAAGCGCGGCAGCGGTATTGGCGGTGAATCGCCGAGCGGTTCATTGCACAGTCGCACAACAGCGGCGTCGCAGCAAATACTTTTCTATCCGTCATACAAGAAGACCACGctgaagcaacaacagcagcagcagcagcaacaatatcCGCACTACGATGAGGCGGTCGGTGCTGCTGCCTactatcagcaacaacaacatcaacagcagcaacaacaacaccggcGGCATGCATCAGCGGCCATGATGCTGGCAGCAcatcatcaacagcaacaacaacaacaacagcaattgtcCTCAGATGAGGAACAATTGGAGCCAGCAGCCGCTGCGCATGCGCATTTGTTGCATTTGGGACGACGCGCCAGCTCACAATTGCCACCACCGCCAGCGCCCGCATCGCACGCCTACCATTATCCACATCATCACTCGCCAGAGTTTATAGGTGTCGCACACACGCCAACACAGCGTTACTATAGAAATAAGCATTCCAACTGTGATCTGAGCCACGAGGAGTACGACCCGAGCGGACGCGCGGGCAGCGAACAGTACTACAATCAAAATTCAATGGGCGGTGATGGGCCGGTTTATGAGGAGATTCTCAGCAATCGTAATTCCGATGTACAACATTACGAAATGGATTTGAATATGTATGGTCGTGATAATGACGATGTCgacgacgatgatgatgatgatgacgatgatgtAAACGATTGCGACAATGATGTGGTAGTGAACAATGGTCGTGGCGGTGTTAGTAGTAGCGCTATGCGTCGGCAACAGCTGCGTCAAAGGCATCATTATGAGGCGGCGCGAAATGGCGTCGTTGGCGCAGGTGTAGGCAACAGTGGCAGTCGATATGGTCACGCGGAGAGCGGCGCGTCCAGCGAGGAGGACGACGATGATGGAGAAAACGCGCAGCGACGCGGACTGCCACAGGGTGACGAACGCATGCGGCGACTGATTGCCTTGCAAGATGAAGAGTTTCAGCGGCGGTTTCA AAGGCAACGCAAGAAAGCCGAGGCCTCATTAAATGATAAAacggcagcggcggcggcatACTTTGATCACCACAATGCGGCAGCGTCAAGCGGTGCGACGGTTTTTGGCATTAGCGGCGGTGGCAGTGGCGGCGCGAGCTCAATACGCGCCATAAAAAAGATCTCACCGAATAATCGAATAGGTGTGCATGAGTTATTCACGACGACTCATAATAGCAGCGGCGCTGCGGGTGGTGGTGGAAGCGGTCTAGGTCCGCCTTTACCGCCGGCAAATCAACAGCCAGCGCAACAATATCCGCTGTCGAAGAGGCAACAAGTGTCGCCAACAAcactaacagcaacaacaccgtCATCGTCGCACACACAACCAATTGGCCGGAACATTTCTGCAATGCTGGATGAGAATAATACGGTACGTTGTTATCTCGAACCGTTACCCAAATGA
- the LOC126755061 gene encoding zinc finger CCCH domain-containing protein 15 homolog — MPPKKAPAASKKTEQKKKEKIIEDKTFGLKNKKGSKQQKFIQQVQKQVQSGGQHPRTDGDKRKEDKEKKLQEQRELALIFRPVQGQKVEKGTDPKSVVCAFFKQGSCTKGDKCKFSHDLSIEQKTEKRSMYVDMRDDDPDDNMANWDDAKLKEVVDKKHSNEKKRPTTDIICKYFLEAVEKSKYGWFWECPNGEKCIYRHALPQGYVLKKDKKNIDKPSEISLVDLIERERAALGSNQTRVTLETFLAWKKRKIQEKKDKMAAEEEKKKNDFSKGKQFGISGREMFSFNPDLVDDGPMEDGDAAFDNYERSDDEDAVEFKELDLTALSLAAQEADGSGTVASESRLQEQSDAAAKQSAEEEAAAAPNDDNSTPANDAAPINKELFMGLVDELEDLDIEDGDDDDDD; from the exons ATGCCACCAAAAAAAGCACCAGCGGCAAGCAAAAAAACTGAACAAAAGAAGAAAGAGAAGATCATTGAG GATAAGACTTTTGGCTTGAAGAATAAAAAGGGttccaaacaacaaaaattcataCAGCAAGTACAGAAACAAGTGCAGTCGGGTGGTCAACACCCACGTACCGATGGCGACAAGCGAAAGGAGGATAAGGAGAAAAAACTGCAAGAACAACGTGAATTGGCCTTGATTTTCCGACCGGTGCAAGGACAAAAGGTTGAAAAGGGTACCGATCCGAAATCAGTAGTATGTGCGTTCTTCAAACAGGGTAGTTGCACAAAAGGCGATAAATGCAAATTCTCACACGACTTGTCCATTGAGCAGAAG ACCGAAAAGCGTTCAATGTACGTTGATATGCGCGATGATGATCCCGATGACAACATGGCCAATTGGGATGATGCCAAATTGAAGGAAGTGGTGGATAAGAAGCActccaatgaaaagaaaaggcCAACAACTGATATt ATCTGCAAATATTTCTTGGAGGCAGTGGAAAAATCCAAATACGGTTGGTTCTGGGAATGTCCCAACGGTGAGAAATGTATTTACCGTCACGCATTACCGCAAGGTTATGTGCTAAAGAAAGATAAAAAGAATATTGACAAACCCAGCGAGATTTCATTGGTTGACCTTATCGAAAGGGAGCGTGCCGCATTGGGTTCAAATCAAACACGCGTAACGCTGGAAACGTTTTTGGCTTGGAAGAAACGCAAAATTCAGGAAAAGAAAGATAAAATGGCTGCTGAggaggagaagaagaagaatgactTCAGCAAAGGCAAACAATTCGGTATTTCAGGTAGAGAAATGTTCAGCTTCAACCCAGATTTGGTCGATGACGGCCCAATGGAGGATGGTGATGCTGCATTCGATAATTATGAGCGTTCGGACGATGAAGACGCTGTCGAATTTAAAGAATTGGATTTAACGGCGCTTTCGCTGGCAGCACAGGAAGCGGATGGTTCGGGTACAGTAGCATCAGAGTCACGGCTGCAGGAACAATCCGATGCGGCGGCAAAACAGTCGGCTGAAGAGGAAGCAGCAGCTGCACCGAACGATGATAATAGCACACCTGCCAATGATGCGGCACCCATAAACAAAGAACTGTTTATGGGTCTCGTAGATGAACTGGAAGATTTAGATATCGAAGATggtgacgatgatgatgatgactaA
- the LOC126755060 gene encoding mRNA export factor Gle1, whose protein sequence is MGEAGVEIEIIELGDIMKPHEITFQHAIEISSLVKERTIGPDLPDLQNEKANLASSTPKKITPQKQKTPQRNESSSKLIIPVLKPSTSLDYELVSATMFLRDAEEKRKKQVRQQMLEMREKQLVVLRDNALRQREQQTKLVQDLIAERQRTDAQIIQKAEKQTALELQEDEREMDAMRLNAKRQLQLFSFQCVAKYHGVFRTKYEAVAKALISIDKQSLLPCNDYNRQLKELVELFDQLTSKIKTDECGAAELKLADSLCNKMDDLHSTIHDDLDALLKQQEQAQLEEQRKAAEEEAVAAVLALSQTTEVPAEAVAATPPPNAEQAQAGAQAVDLQQSVVAQQTVEAQQTMTSQQTMQPQQPTQYVAQQTVQSEQVGQTATATSAQESTAALAFYQEIHGFYQQKVDSVKPLQTDESMKKYRFACQKAINIPLNAISAVSPQHLQDKFERIFNFLNGQPLSTADGQVSANDHPLGRNYCLLLTAKRFVNQGETAISSNPQAAFPVASVVVSLWKLIPDFGKLFLAYIFKESPFLVPLRGKSVEEYNDLKRQAGITRLYAAVMITNGRRAEGPEHPFGLEHAWRWLVDFSSLEPLPDISATLILEMLQTLGFSMCRAYGRQFTKLLLHIQRDYFAKLAQVDEGGPRTRLEMLFMNYLNQQQIPEPQGMLPASFW, encoded by the exons ATGGGTGAAGCG ggTGTGGAGATCGAGATTATTGAATTAGGCGATATTATGAAGCCACATGAAATAACGTTCCAGCATGCAATTGAAATTTCATCCTTGGTTAAAGAGCGCACAATTGGGCCAGATTTACCAGATTTGCAAAATGAGAAAGCGAACCTCGCATCGAGTACACCTAAAAAAATTACACCACAGAAACAAAAAACGCCGCAGAGAAACGAAAGTTCATCTAAGCTAATAATACCCGTATTAAAACCATCCACA TCATTGGACTATGAACTTGTCAGCGCTACAATGTTCCTGCGCGACGCAGAGGAGAAACGCAAAAAGCAAGTGCGTCAGCAAATGCTTGAAATGCGGGAAAAGCAATTGGTAGTATTACGTGACAATGCACTGCGTCAGCGCGAGCAGCAAACCAAGCTGGTGCAAGACTTAATCGCGGAGAGGCAACGCACAGATGCACAGATCATACAAAAGGCTGAAAAACAGACAGCGCTCGAACTGCAGGAAGACGAACGCGAAATGGATGCTATGCGCCTAAATGCCAAACGTCAACTTCAACTCTTCTCATTTCAATGTGTTGCAAAGTATCACGGCGTGTTTCGCACTAAATATGAAGCAGTTGCCAAGGCGCTTATATCCATCGATAAGCAATCGTTGCTGCCGTGTAATGATTATAACCGCCAGTTGAAAGAATTAGTCGAATTATTTGATCAGCTCactagtaaaataaaaacagacgAATGCGGTGCGGCGGAGCTGAAACTTGCCGATAGCCTATGCAATAAGATGGATGATTTGCATAGTACAATACATGACGACCTGGATGCGTTGCTGAAGCAACAAGAGCAAGCTCAACTAGAAGAGCAGCGCAAAGCGGCAGAGGAAGAAGCGGTGGCTGCCGTATTGGCATTGTCACAAACCACTGAAGTACCAGCTGAAGCAGTAGCAGCAACACCACCACCCAATGCAGAACAAGCCCAAGCGGGCGCTCAAGCAGTAGACTTACAACAGAGTGTTGTGGCACAACAAACAGTGGAAGCACAACAAACCATGACGTCGCAACAAACAATGCAACCACAACAGCCAACACAGTATGTAGCACAACAAACAGTGCAGTCAGAGCAAGTGGGCCAAACTGCAACAGCAACGAGTGCTCAGGAATCAACAGCAGCGTTGGCTTTCTATCAGGAGATTCACGGTTTCTATCAACAAAAGGTTGATAGCGTGAAACCACTACAGACTGATGAGAGTATGAAAAAATATCGTTTCGCCTGCCAAAAAGCCATTAATATACCGTTAAATGCCATCTCCGCAGTCAGCCCACAGCATTTGCAG GATAAATTTGAACGGATATTTAACTTTCTCAATGGACAACCGCTCTCCACTGCAGATGGGCAAGTTAGTGCCAACGATCATCCCTTGGGACGCAACTATTGTCTACTACTAACAGCGAAACGGTTTGTTAATCAGGGCGAAACAGCAATTTCCAGCAATCCACAAGCCGCTTTCCCAGTCGCATCAGTTGTGGTTTCACTATGGAAGCTTATACCAGattttggaaaacttttcttAGCTTACATATTTAAGGAGTCACCGTTTTTAGTGCCCTTACGTGGCAAATCGGTGGAAGAGTATAACGATCTGAAACGTCAGGCGGGTATAACACGTTTATATGCCGCTGTCATGATAACAAATGGACGACGGGCTGAAGGCCCCGAACACCCATTTGGGTTGGAGCACGCTTGGCGTTGGCTGGTCGACTTTAGTAGTCTTGAACCACTGCCCGACATTAGTGCTACATTAATATTAGAAATGCTACAGACACTAGGTTTTTCGATGTGTCGTGCTTATGGCAGACAATTTACGAAGCTACTTTTACACATACAACGCGATTATTTCGCAAAACTAGCGCAAGTGGATGAAGGTGGTCCGCGCACGCGCTTGGAAATGCTCTTTATGAATTACTTGAATCAGCAACAGATTCCTGAGCCACAAGGGATGCTACCAGCCTCATTCTGGTAG